The Dunckerocampus dactyliophorus isolate RoL2022-P2 chromosome 13, RoL_Ddac_1.1, whole genome shotgun sequence genome window below encodes:
- the trmt5 gene encoding tRNA (guanine(37)-N1)-methyltransferase, with the protein MLRLFRRVFSQEHTRNNQNVSSVLRSLSSPALTAINCAVNPPMEPKLYQPPPHVRGMTSLDKEAFTQTIAVPALRVRTRFINKVTKSLKKSTIQRPGICRVVQDKEDCPDFKLVLLDPHKVSSLSSFSEAEAEALRSFDVLEELQYYELKLTYENLKSEEVLQAVLPQRQDVTSAFSRVGHIAHMNLRDHQLPYRNLIGQVIMDKNPGVTCVVNKTNMIDSAYRNFKMELLAGEENMVTKVKENGVTYEFDFSRVYWNPRLSTEHQRVVQLVKHGDTVFDVFAGVGPFAIPAARLGANVLANDLNPESYKWLQHNSKVNKVEGKVKTFNMDGRAFIRGPLKQGLPVLLKGRSSVHVVMNLPALALEFLDAFKGLLHQESSCEENVPTVHCYGFSKDDNPEKDVVAKASQSIGYPLENCCSVHFVRNVAPNKDMMCVSFPVPKKVLFSHNEAQTESSEAPAPKRQKCETTDATEK; encoded by the exons ATGTTGAG GCTCTTCAGGAGAGTTTTTTCACAGGAGCACACACGAAACAACCAGAACGTTTCCTCTGTGCTCCGCAGCCTCAGCTCTCCAGCTTTGACCGCAATTAACTGTGCAGTGAATCCCCCAATGGAACCCAAATTATACCAGCCGCCCCCACATGTCCGCGGCATGACGTCTCTGGACAAAGAAGCTTTCACACAGACAATCGCTGTCCCAGCTTTACGGGTGCGGACGCGGTTCATCAACAAAGTGACGAAGAGCTTGAAAAAGTCCACTATCCAGCGTCCAGGGATATGCAGAGTAGTGCAGGACAAAGAGGACTGTCCAGACTTTAAGCTGGTGCTGCTGGATCCTCACAAAGTGTCCTCGCTAAGCTCCTTCAGTGAGGCTGAGGCAGAAGCTCTGAGGTCATTTGACGTTTTGGAGGAGTTGCAGTACTATGAGCTCAAGTTGACCTACGAGAACCTAAAGAGTGAAGAGGTGCTGCAGGCCGTGCTTCCACAGAGGCAGGATGTGACGTCTGCATTCAGCCGAGTGGGACACATCGCACACATGAACCTGAGAGACCACCAGCTGCCATACAGGAACCTcattg GTCAAGTGATCATGGACAAGAACCCTGGTGTCACCTGTGTGGTCAATAAGACCAATATGATAGACTCAGCGTATCGCAACTTCAAGATGGAGTTGCTTGCTGGAGAGGAGAACATGGTCACCAAA GTGAAAGAAAACGGGGTGACGTACGAGTTTGACTTCTCTCGCGTCTACTGGAACCCGAGGCTCAGTACAGAGCATCAGCGGGTGGTGCAGCTTGTCAAACACGGCGACACTGTCTTTGACGTTTTTGCCGGCGTGGGACCCTTCGCCATCCCGGCAGCCAGGTTGGGTGCCAACGTGTTGGCCAATGACCTCAACCCTGAGTCTTACAAGTGGCTGCAACACAACAGCAAAGTGAACAAGGTGGAAGGAAAAGTCAAGACCTTCAACATGGATGGCCGAGCGTTCATCCGAGGTCCGCTCAAACAAGGGCTGCCCGTGCTGTTGAAAGGAAGAAGCAGCGTGCACGTGGTAATGAACCTGCCTGCTTTGGCGCTGGAGTTTCTGGATGCCTTCAAAGGCCTGTTGCATCAGGAGTCTTCATGTGAGGAGAACGTCCCCACAGTTCACTGCTATGGCTTCTCTAAAGACGACAACCCAGAGAAGGACGTGGTGGCCAAGGCATCCCAAAGCATCGGGTACCCTCTGGAAAATTGCTGCTCTGTGCACTTTGTACGCAACGTAGCACCtaacaaagacatgatgtgtgtGAGCTTCCCCGTCCCTAAAAAAGTCCTCTTCAGCCACAATGAAGCACAGACTG AGTCTTCAGAGGCACCAGCACCCAAGAGGCAAAAGTGTGAGACAACTGAcgcaacagaaaaataa